Genomic DNA from Triticum dicoccoides isolate Atlit2015 ecotype Zavitan unplaced genomic scaffold, WEW_v2.0 scaffold157905, whole genome shotgun sequence:
GGTTGGTGGCGCGCTTACTTGTGCAGGAGGAGGAACGTGCCGCACATCACGAACGTTGCCGCAACCAGAATCCACCCGAGGAACACCAACCTGCGGACGGACGGATCACGGACGGACGAACAGTCAGCCGTGCAATCTTAGCTTAACACCCAAGTCTCGCACCGCATGCAGCTACATTGGATTAGATTAACTATGCTTACACGTAGACCAGCGACTCCAATCCACACGCCGAGAACACTGCAAAATATATACAAGTTCTTCAGATCATTTCATCGTAGCGGAAGCAGAATAATATTTCAGTTCAAAGTTTCAGTGACCAGTGCTGCTCACCAAGGCCAGCGAAGGCGAGGATTAGCATCCCGACTGCAAGAACGATGAGGATCTTCCTTCTGCGACGCGGCAGCGAATTAATCAGGGGTCAAGCGGTTCTTCATTTTGTGATGGAAATTAAGGTTTCGTGACAAATGAGTACTGCTGTTTCAGTGACGTACACTGTGTCCAGCGCGTCTCGGATCTTGGCGGAGTTGCTGGCGGTGCGGGCGGCGAGCTCGTCGGAGGCGGAGCTCACCCTGCGCACCACGCCGTCGATCCTCCCCTTGAGGTCGTCGGGCAGCGAGACGGCCCCCACGCCGGCCGCCTTGGCAGCCTCCAGGAACCCCGAGAAGGCCCGCAGGTTGTCCACCGTGTCGCCCGACTGCTTCACCACGTAGTCCACCGTCGCCGCCGTGCTGCCGTGGAACCGGCCCTGCCCGTCGTACAGGACAGCGCACCCGATGCTGCAACGCGCACACGCACCGAAGACTGGTTATGGTCAGGAGAGCGGCGGTGGTTGTGACTCGTGGAAGAGGAGACGGTGGCGAGGTGATCGGGGGAAAAAGAATTACGCGGCGGCGGCCGTGAAGGCGAGGAGGAGCAGGAGCGAGACGACCAGGGCAGCGCGGGAGTAGGAGGTGCTGCGGCTggggcagcagcagtagcagcacccGGCGAGGAACAGGGCGGCGCCGAACACGGCGAACCAGACTCCGGCCGCCGCGAAGACCGGCGCCGCGCTGAAGCCCACCGACTGCAGAATCGCATCGCGGAAACAACAGCAGAATTCAGGAACCGGAATTCATCAGAATTGAATTTTACCTACGAATGCGGATTGCAACCAACGGATCAAGAATATTCAGGACGAGAACTCACGGCCCAGTAGTGCTCGCTGCTGATGTTCCATCCGCCGGTGTAGTACCTCAGCCCGTCGAGAGGGTCCTTCCGCTGCGTCCGCGCCGCCGCGAGCACGAACGGCGAGTTCACgccaggcgccgccgccgccgctgcacatGACCCCACCCACCAAAGTCACACACCTGACAATTCGGCGAGCGCGATCGGTGGAAAGGAAGACGGGTAGGAAGTTACGCACCTGACGCATCGACGGCGAGCAGGGACGCCatcacgaggaagaagaagagcagcagcaggacGGGAGGAGCTGCGCGAGACGCCATGATCACGGCACGCGGCGATCGGAGCGGCCGGTCAATGCGGCGTCGCTCTCCCAACCAAATTTGAAAGGGCCGGGACTTCCGCCGTGATATCCGCAGGAATATCTTTCTGCTGGTTGTGAGATCGGAAGATCTATCTGCTGGTTGTGCGAGCACGAACGGGGTGGTCGTGGAAGAAGAAGATCGTGACGACGCGCGACGAACTCGTGGGCGTGACGTCGCGTCGCGTCGCTTCTCGCAGGAAAAAGGCTCCCCGCAGTTCTTGAGCGGCCGCGTACGCTGTTTCTTTCAAGTTATTTATTACTGCTGTTGGGTTCATCCAACTAATTCTCGAATCTCAGTGCGAGTGCAGGGGGGCGGCTCACAGCTGGCGAGAATGAGAATTTAGTGCCGATATTACTGCTAGGGCCTCTTCCAGAAGAATGAAAATTGATGATGAGCAATAATCACTTTTCATGCTGGGTTTGGCATTTTTTTTCCGGATACTGCTCCAGATGCAATTGCGTTTGATCTTGGATGTTTGCGCGCAGGCGTAGACATGTCCATCTATAGTGCGTTTGGTACTCGGCACTGAGCACTGCTTGGTAATTTTTGGGAACTCGGCACTGAGTTATTGCGATGTTTTTACTTTCAGGTGGCACGTCGCTTGTTGGAGTATTTATTGAAGTCCATTGGGCGACGGCATGATCTCCTCCACCCAGAAATCGGAGACGTGGGGTGAATGGATCGTGCCGTGTGGCATGCCATGTGAACGGCCGCGGCGATGCATCGACGTGAGCCGTGATAGGTGCCTTCCAGCGATCGCCTTCCGGCGTTTGTGACGCATGCGctttttcccctttttctttttgCAAAGCCTTCACGGCGCGCTTTATTATTTCAACAACTCGAACAAGCGTACATCGTTTATTATATCCAAAACAATAAAGCTGGGTTGAATATCATCCCAAAAATACTCCAAGCAGAATTAGAACTGACAGCATGTCGGCCAAGTTATGCGCCATGTAATTCGTCCAAAGGCAGGTATTTCTACGCTTCCATCCGCCCAcgtcctccggcggctcccctccgccgacGACCGATCGTCGGTGGCGAGGGGCTCACCGGATCCACGCGTATGGATCATTTTAGGCGTTAGTATCTTAGGGGATTGGGTTGTTCTTGTCTTGGCTTCCGCGGTGGCGATGACGGCGCCAAATAAAAGATCTTCATATCCTTCCCCGACGAGGTGATCAATGTTGGGGCTGGATTTGAGAACCAGGCTGTTCAAGCAAGAATGGTGCGGCGACAgcgacatcctcgtggtggactTGTGTCCTCGGGCTCTGTCGTTGCCATGTCGTTTGCTCCAGCGTCCGCAtgaagcttgggaggtagtccaggagcgaatgcagattgtggtctgcatcgacaacATCTAGAATATGGTGGAtcatgtgctgggttcgtggtgCATGGCAGGCATGTATGGTTTTCTCCTTCGACATCTTAGTCGTGCGGTGGTGCTAGGTctgaagttcgatggcgtgtcgGGGTGTTgttccggtctgattcgttcaatggTAATGGCTTCGTCTTTATTGACGAGCTACCTTGAAGGTCTGTAAAGCCGCATATCAGTGATGGAGCCGCTTTGAGCTCAAGTGTGGAGGTGGTTCGTCTTCTTTCTTTTGATGGCTAATGTGGTGGTGTCATAGGCAGGTGATGGGTGTTAGTGTCAAGCTCAGGGGATTTTTCGGTCTTACTTATAATTTTACTTCTTGGCTAGTGTTCCTGTATGCAAAGGTTGATGTTCTGCTGTCTTTTCAGTTTTATCAGGTCGGTATGTACATGGCTTGTGCTATGAACCGTAtaatataaatgagacacgtattaccatgcagaaAAAATGTGTCATGTAATTCGCTTCCCAGTTGTAATGTTGTACCGTAATTGGACCAATTATGTGAGCTATTTGAAATCAGTTAGACTagacacaatgggtagtaacatagagtagtaacat
This window encodes:
- the LOC119344175 gene encoding uncharacterized protein LOC119344175, whose amino-acid sequence is MASRAAPPVLLLLFFFLVMASLLAVDASAAAAAPGVNSPFVLAAARTQRKDPLDGLRYYTGGWNISSEHYWASVGFSAAPVFAAAGVWFAVFGAALFLAGCCYCCCPSRSTSYSRAALVVSLLLLLAFTAAAAIGCAVLYDGQGRFHGSTAATVDYVVKQSGDTVDNLRAFSGFLEAAKAAGVGAVSLPDDLKGRIDGVVRRVSSASDELAARTASNSAKIRDALDTVRKILIVLAVGMLILAFAGLVFSACGLESLVYVLVFLGWILVAATFVMCGTFLLLHNVVGDTCVAMGEWVRRPQEHTALDDILPCVDTAAASEALGRSKEVNYRLVDVLNGVISNVSNRDFPPQAPLSPPLYYNQSGPPVPPLCNPYTPDLRDRACAPGEVAGPDAARQSWGGLVCRTADAGGSGVCATAGRLTPSMYAQMVGAANVSYGLSRYGPVLVDLADCAFVRRAFQAVGEDHCPGLRRYSEQVYRGLLAVAAAGLLSVLLWVVHSRERRKRSDAREVELMAPPPPFRYPLEEKALLHSPRRRPYM